One region of Streptomyces sp. CG4 genomic DNA includes:
- a CDS encoding sugar phosphate isomerase/epimerase family protein — protein sequence MNETFRRDVFFSFFMFTADLRPQDSRYTAVLINHLKALTDMGYDGFDLHIASQPATVDHKLETDSYVALKKAFDQAGLKDVKFTTNVGTTRTFDPTSPYEEQRRRALSYLKSRVDITRVLGGDSIMSGPFLYPYGVFPVTDADEPMWSDALQDWMESRYRAARSVFEDLAEYAAAREVKLAIEPVKSWETPPPNMVSEALDFLDGLEHSQAGVTIDTAQVVMESQGPSIFKDNVARATRQDRLHYVHISAPDRGAVKDSWIPWDIVLNEVEPVYRGPYLIEVFNAIPPFVSSMRMARRRFWRPGEDDPVPDVDSAYDVARAALEELREQIITPSARVPRKGPEC from the coding sequence TCACGCTACACCGCCGTCCTGATCAATCATCTGAAGGCCCTCACCGACATGGGCTACGACGGCTTCGACCTGCACATCGCCTCCCAGCCCGCGACCGTCGACCACAAGCTCGAGACCGACAGCTATGTCGCCCTCAAGAAGGCGTTCGACCAAGCAGGGCTGAAGGACGTGAAGTTCACGACCAATGTCGGGACCACGCGGACCTTCGATCCGACCTCACCTTACGAGGAGCAGCGCAGGCGGGCACTGTCCTACCTCAAGTCACGCGTGGACATCACGCGGGTCCTGGGCGGCGACTCGATCATGTCAGGGCCGTTCCTCTACCCCTACGGCGTCTTTCCGGTCACGGACGCTGATGAGCCGATGTGGAGCGACGCCCTCCAAGACTGGATGGAGTCGCGCTATCGCGCGGCGCGTTCCGTCTTCGAGGATCTGGCGGAGTACGCCGCCGCGCGAGAAGTGAAGCTCGCCATCGAGCCCGTCAAGAGCTGGGAGACGCCCCCACCCAACATGGTCTCCGAGGCACTGGATTTCCTCGATGGCCTCGAACACTCGCAGGCCGGCGTGACGATCGACACCGCGCAAGTCGTGATGGAAAGTCAGGGCCCGTCGATCTTCAAGGACAATGTCGCGAGGGCCACGCGGCAGGATCGCCTCCACTACGTCCATATATCCGCGCCCGACCGGGGTGCGGTGAAAGACAGCTGGATCCCGTGGGACATCGTCCTGAACGAGGTCGAGCCGGTGTATCGCGGGCCGTACCTGATCGAGGTGTTCAACGCGATCCCGCCTTTCGTGAGCTCCATGCGAATGGCACGCCGGCGCTTCTGGCGGCCCGGCGAGGACGACCCGGTGCCCGACGTCGACAGCGCCTACGACGTCGCGAGGGCCGCATTGGAGGAACTGCGAGAGCAGATCATCACTCCTTCCGCCCGAGTGCCTCGGAAAGGTCCCGAATGCTAG